The Streptomyces sp. B3I8 nucleotide sequence ACATGCCCTCGGGCCCGTCGCCGTCCATCACGTTGGCGCCGTCGGCGTCGGTGAGGGAGAGGTGGATGTGGCAGGAGTTGCCCTCGCGCTCGTTGAATTTGGCCATGAAGGTGAGCGAGACGCCCTCCTGGGCGGCGATCTCCTTGGCGCCGGTCTTGTAGAGGGCGTGCTGGTCGCAGGTGACGAGGGCCTCGTCGTAACGGAAGGCGATCTCGTGCTGGCCGGGGTTGCACTCGCCCTTGGCGGACTCGACGGTGAGCCCGGCGCCCGCCATCTCGTTGCGGATGCGGCGCAGCAGGGGTTCGACGCGGCCGGTGCCGAGGACGGAGTAGTCGACGTTGTACTGGTTGGCCGGGGTGAGGCCGCGGTAACCGGCGTCCCAGGCCTGCTCGTAGGTGTCCTTGAAGACGATGAACTCCAGCTCGGTGCCGATCTGCGCGCTCCAGCCGTGCTCGGCGAGGCGTTCCAGGCCGCGGCGCAGGATCTGGCGGGGCGCGGGGACGACGGGCGAGCCGTCGTGCCAGGTGAGGTCGGCGAGGGCGAGCGCGGTGCCCGGGTGCCAGGGGACGCGGCGCAGGGTGGCGAGGTCGGGGCGCAGCACGAAGTCGCCGTAGCCGCGCTCCCAGGACGACATCGCGTAGCCGTCGACGGTGTTCATGTCGGCGTCGACGGCGAGGAGGTAGTTGCAGCCCTCCGTGCCGTGCTCCAGGACCTCGTCGCAGAAGAAGCGCGCGGCGAACCGCTTGCCCTGGAGGCGGCCCTGCATGTCGGGGAAGGCCAGGACGACGGTGTCGAGCTCGCCGCCCGCGACGAGGGCGTGCAGTTCCTCGACGGCGAGCGGGGGTGTGCGGTCTGCCACGGAAAGCCTCCTGGGTCAGCCGGGAGCCCTAAGGTATGGCCCGAGACCATTGCCTGGGAAGGGGGTGCCGCGCATGTCGCCGGACGGGGTGAGTGGTGACGGGGTGAGTGGTGACGCGGCGGGCGGACACGGGGCGAGGGACGCGGCCGGCGGTGCGCGGGACCGGCTGGCGGCGGTGCTGCGGCCGGTGCGGGCGGGGAACGGTTTCGAGGAGGCGCTGGAGCAGGTCCTCCAGGTGCTGCGGCTCGGGCTGGTGCCCGCCGGGGAGCGGCTGCCCGCCGAGCGGGAGCTGGCCGAGCGGCTGGGCGTCAGCCGGGTGACACTGCGCGAGGTGCTGCGGGTGCTGCACGAGGAGGGCCTGGTCGAGTCACGGCGCGGCCGGTACGGCGGCACGTTCGTGCTGCCGCGCGCGGAGGCGGGCGGCGCGAGTGCGAGCGGCACGGGCGGCGCGGCCGAGCTGCGGCGCCGGATCGCCGCCGTGGACCTGGAGGACGTGCTGCGTTTCCGCGAGGTGCTGGAGGTCGGCGCGGCCGGCCTCTGCGCGGCGCACGGGCTGGACGGCGCGGGGTCGGAGCGGCTGCGCGCGGCGCTGGCCGGGACGCGGGACACGCCGCCCGGCGGCTACCGGCACCGCGACACCCTGCTGCACCTCACCCTCGCCGAGCTGTCCGGCTCCCCGACGCTCGCGGTCCGGTACGCGGCGGTGCGGGCCACGCTCAACGACCTGCTGGACTGCATTCCGCTGCTCGTGCGCAACCTCGAACACTCCCAGCGGCAGCACACCGCGCTGGTCGAGGCGGTGCTGGACCGGGACGCGGAGGCGGCGCGGGAGGGGATGCGGGAGCACTGCGCGGGGACGGCGGCGCTGCTGCGGGGGTTCTTGACCTGAGGCCGGGCGGGGCCCTTCGTGGGGTGTGCGGTAAAGGTACGGTGACAGGCCATTGAGAGAGCGAGTGCGCGGGTGAGTGGTGTGGGCGGACGGCCGTTGATCGGCGTCAGTACGTATCTGGAGGCCGAGGCGCGCTGGGGCGTCTGGGAGCTGGAGGCGGCACTGCTGCCGGCCGGGTATCCGCGGCTGGTGCAGCGGGCCGGGGGGCTCGCGGCGATGCTGCCGCCGGACGATCCCGACCGGGCGGCGGAGACCGTCGCGCGGCTCGACGGCCTGGTGATCGCGGGCGGCCCGGACGTCGACCCGGCCCGCTACGGCGCGCGGCGCTCACCGCGTACGGGACCGGCGGCGCCGGAGCGCGACGCGTGGGAGCTGGCGCTGATCGGCGCGGCGCTCCGGGCGCGCACGCCCCTGCTGGGGATCTGCCGGGGCATGCAGCTCCTCAATGTGGCGCTCGGCGGCACGCTGGTGCAGCACCTGGACGGGCATGCCGAGCAGGTGGGGGTGTTCGGGACGCATGCCGTGGAGGCGGTGCCGGGGTCGCGGTACGCGGGGATCGTGCCGGAGGTGTGCGAGGTGCCGGCGTATCACCATCAGGCCGTGGAGCGGCTGGGCGAGGGGCTGGTGGTGTCGGCGTACGCGAAGGACGCGGTGGTCGAGGCGGTGGAGATGCCTTCGGTGGCGGGACGGGGGTGGGTGCTGGGGGTGCAGTGGCATCCGGAGATGGGGGACGACATGCGGGTGATGCGGGCGCTGGTGGAGGCGGCGGCGTCCTGAGGGGGAGGTTTCGCCCCCGCCCCTACTCTTCCCGTCCCGCCAAGGGACTCCGCCCCTTGGGCCGCGGGAGAGCTCAGGGGGTGCATCGGGGGGTGCGGTGGCTGGGGGCTTCTCACGCGGTTCCCCGCGCCCCTCATGGGAGGGTGATTGGCTCGCGCTCGCGCGCGAGCCGCAGACCGACACAGCCCCGCGCCCCCGAGGACGCGGCGCGGCCCCGTCTTCCAGGGGCGCGGGGAACCGCGCGACCAGCCACGACGCAGCCCCAGCCGCACGCGAGCCGTTGGGCCCTCAGGCCCCGGGGTCGAGGTGGTCACCCACGGCGACCACCACGACCCGGGTCTCCGGTACCGTCGCCCGCCACCGGTGCCGTATGCCGCCGGTCAGATACAGGGTGTCGCCGCGGCCCAGGCGTTGGGCGCGGCCCTCTGCCTCGACCTCGATACCGCCCTCGACGACGTACATCAGCTCGTCGTTGCGGTGCTGGAACTCGCGCCCCGCGTCGTGGTCGCCGATGAACTCCAGGGCGTGCAGCTGATGGTGCCCGCGCACCAGTGACCGCACCCGGGCCGGCGACGGCTCCCCGTCGTCGGCGCGGACCACGTCCACGCCGCCCGCCGGGTCGGCCGCGGCGAGCAGCGTCGCGGCGGTCGTGCCGAGGGCGACGGCGACCTTCTCCAGGGAGTGCCGGCTGGGCCGCGCCCTCTCGTTCTCGACCTGGCTGAGGAAGGGCACCGACAGCCCACTGCGCTCGGCCACGACGGCGAGCGTGAGTTCCAGGGCCCGACGCCGCCGCCGGACGGCCGCGCCCACCCGCAGGGGCTGTTCCTTGTGATCGCCCATCGCCTCGGCCTCCTCCCTCACTCGTCGGTCGTGCCTCGGTCGCTCGTCGTCGTGCGGAGCCTTGTGCACTCCACGCCTGTCTGCACCCTACGCACGTTCGGCGAACCGTTTCACGCGCCCTGCACAACCCCGAGACCGCGGGGCGGCGCGAAGCTCACAGATCGCGCCAGTAGAGCAGCTCGCCGGCCTCGCCCGGCGCCGCCCCCTCGCGCGGAACGAACACGCTGACCAGAAGGGCGCGACGGCCGTCCGGGGCGGTGATCGTGGTGGCGGAGGGGTTGGCGAAGGCGTGGCTGCCGCGGTGGGTGCGCACGGCGACCGGTTCGGCACGGCCGAGCCGAGGGTCATAACCGTACAACCGCCAGCTCCCGAAGTCGTCCGGCCGCAGCTGCCCCTCGATGAGGACGAGGTCCTGGCCGGCCAGCCGCAGGAAGGTGCGGTCACCGATGTTGCCGCGCGGCCCGCAGGCCCGTACGGCGTGGTCGAGCCGCTGGTCGGGGCGGGTGCGCCAGGCGCGGAAGCCGTGCAGGACGGCGGTGAGCTGGCGGTCGGTGTCGCAGCGGGCGCGGTAGTGGCCGGTCAGTTCGACGGTGGTGCCGTGGGCGGAGGTGATGTCGGGGGTGCCCTCGGCGCAGCGGGAGAGGGTGCGGGGGGCGTCGAAGGCGCGTTCGCGACGTCCGGCCAGGAGGTCGGCGAGCCCGGGGTAGGACCGTAGCTCCAGGTGATTGTCCGGATCTTTTTCGTAGGCGAGAACCCAGTCGCCGCTATCGTCCCCGCCGCTGTCCTCGGGGCCGCTGTCCTCGGCGGCGAGGGACGGCTGGCTGGTGCCGGGGCCGAAGTCGTGCCTGCGGTGCCAGGTGCGCAGGTCGGTGGAGATGGCGATGGCCGCGTGGAAACGGCCGTCGCCGAGCGTGGTGTGGTAGACGGCGAGGTAGGGGCCGGACGGCGGCTGCACGATCTGTGCGGCGTCCATGGTGCGGCCGGTGTCGTCCCGGGCGTCGTAGAGGTGGCCGTCGGCCTCCCGGACGTCACCGGCCAGTCGCGTGAAGCGGGCGGCGGCGGAGGGCTGGGCGAGCACCGGGCCGGCGTCGGGGAGGAAGGCGACCAGGGCGGCGAGTGCCGCGTACAGCACGAGGCGGGGCGTGAGGATCACGACGCCTCCCGGGTGGTCGACGGGCAGGGGCGCACGCGTACGCGCAGGGGCGGGTACCCCGAATGGCCCCGTCACGCGCGTCGCCCGTTGCCGGCCGTTGCCGGCGTTCCCCGCTTCGCGGAAACGGGAGGGGGGCGGGTCGCCCCGCCCCCCTCCCGTCACGACGGCCTCACGACCGCCTCACGACCGCCTCACGACGGCCCCACGACCGCGTGCTACTCCGTCTTCGCTCCGCCGGTCGGGGCCCACTTGTCGAGCTGACCGGGGTGCTTCTTCAGCCAGGCGCGGACGGCGTCCCGCTCCTTGCCCTTGTCGACCTTCTGGATCTCCGCCTCCAGGCTGGTGAGCTGCTTCTCGGTCATCGAGAAGTTCTTCAGCCAGTTGCCGACCTCGGGGTTTTCCTCGGTGAAGCCCTTACGGGCGAGGGTGTGGACACCGTCGCCCTTGCCCCAGGCCCCCTTGGGGTCCTTGAGCTTCTTCAGGTCGTAGTCGTTGTACGCCCAGTGCGGCGACCAGAGCGGGACGACGATCGGTTCCTTCCTGGCGTAGGCCCGCTTGAGCTCGGCGAGCATCGCGGGCGTGGAGCCGTCCACGACCTTGTACGTGCCGTCCAGGCCGTACGCCTTGAGGATCTTGCTCTTGAGCAGGCCCATCTCGCCGGCGCTGGGCTCGATGCCGGTGATCCGGCCGTCGAACTCGTCGGCGTGGTCCTTGAGATCGGCGAGCGAGTCGACGCCCTTGACGTAGGCGGGGACGGTCAGCTCCAGGCTGGTGGGGCCGTACCAGGAGCCGAGGTCGTCGAGCTGCTTGCCGTACTTCCTCCAGTACTCGGCGTGGGTGGTCGGCAGCCAGGAGTCGGTCTCGAAGTCGAGCTGGCCGGTGGCCAGGCCGGTGTAGAGCGGACCGGCGGTGTACTGGGTGGTGGTGACCTCGAAGCCGCGCTCCTGGAGGATCTCCTTCCACAGGAACGTGGTCGCGATGCCCTCGTCCCAGGGGATGTAGCCGATGCTGATCTTCTTGCCCCGGCCGACGTTGCCGTCGGAGGCCTGGACGGTGCTCGACGAGGACGACTGGCCGAAGATGCCCATACCGCCGGCGGCCAGGGCGAGGACGACCACGCCGATGACGGCGACGGCCGGGCGCGGGCGGTACTCCCACACCTTGGCCCCGCCCACCGCGCGGGTGCGGGCGGCGGCGCGGCGGCCCAGCGGGGAGAGCCGGGTGCCCAGGGCGCCGGTCACCCGGTCGAGGTAGATGGCGAGGATGACGATGCCGAGGCCGGACTCGAAGCCGAGCCCGATGTCGAGCTGGCCGATGGACTCGTTGACCGCGCCGCCCAGGCCGCCGGTGCCGACCATGCCGGCGATGACCACCATCGACAGGCCGAGCATGATCACCTGGTTGACGCCGGCCATGATGGTCGGCAGGGCGAGCGGCAACTGCACGCGCAGCAGGGTGTTGCGCGGGGTTGTGCCGAACGCCTCGGCCGCCTCGACGAGTTCGGCGTCGACCTGGCGGATGCCGAGCTCGGTCATGCGGACGCCGGGGGCGACCGCGAAGATCAGGGTGGCGACGACTCCGGCGGGCACGCCCAGGCCGAAGAACAGGATCGCCGGGATCAGCAGCACCATCGACGGCATCGTCTGGAGCAGGTCGAGGACGGGCCGCACGACGGAGGAGACCCTCTTGGAGCGGGCCGCCCAGATGCCCACGGGGACGCCGATCAGCAAGGCGATCACGGTGGCGACGAGCACCAGGGACAGGGTCGACATGGACCGGTCCCACAGGTCGAGCGAGTCGATGAGCGCGAAGCCCACGAAGGCGAGCACGCCGGCGGCGAGGCCGCGCAGCCACCAGGCGAGGACGGCGAGGATGCCGGCCATCAGCAGGGGCGAGGGGGCGCCGAGCACGGCGTCGACGCCGTCGTACATGCCCTCGACGATCGTCTTGACGGCGTCGAAGAGCCAGGACATGTGGTCGACGAGCCAGCTCACGCCGTCGTCGACCCAGTCGCCGAGATGGATCCTAGGCATGGTCGGCCACCTTCTTCCCGTGCGTGTCGCCCGGCCGGTCGCACGGCACGGGCTCACCTCCGTCGGCGTCGGAGCGGCCGCCGAGGAAGCCGACGAGTCGCTGCCGGGGTACGACGCCCACGAGCCGTCGCCCGCCGTCGGAGCCGTCGCCACCGGCGACGACGGCCACCGGGTGGCTGAGCCGGGCGCTGAGCGCGCACAGCTCGGTGAAGGGCGTGGTCGGGTCGGCGGTCTCGCAGCCGCAGTCGGCCTCGTCGCCCCGCACCCCGCGGTCCATCACGGACTCGGCGGTCAGCACGCGGGAGCGGTCGACGTCCTTGGTGAAGGAGGCGACGTAGTCGTCGGCGGGGCGCAGCAGGATGTCCTCGGCGGTGCCGGTCTGGACGATGCGGCCGTCGCGCATGACGGCGATGCGGTCGCCCAGGCGCATGGCCTCGTTCAGGTCGTGGGTGATGAACACGATGGTCTTCTTCAGGGTCTTCTGCAGTTCGAGCAGCTGGTCCTGCATGTCACGGCGGATCAGCGGGTCGAGGGCGCTGAAGGACTCGTCCATGAGCAGCAGGTCGGCGTCGGTGGCGAGGGCGCGGGCGAGGCCGACGCGCTGCTGCATGCCGCCGGACAGCTCGTC carries:
- a CDS encoding glutamine synthetase family protein → MADRTPPLAVEELHALVAGGELDTVVLAFPDMQGRLQGKRFAARFFCDEVLEHGTEGCNYLLAVDADMNTVDGYAMSSWERGYGDFVLRPDLATLRRVPWHPGTALALADLTWHDGSPVVPAPRQILRRGLERLAEHGWSAQIGTELEFIVFKDTYEQAWDAGYRGLTPANQYNVDYSVLGTGRVEPLLRRIRNEMAGAGLTVESAKGECNPGQHEIAFRYDEALVTCDQHALYKTGAKEIAAQEGVSLTFMAKFNEREGNSCHIHLSLTDADGANVMDGDGPEGMSETMRHFLAGQLAALRDFTLLYAPHINSYKRFQPGSFAPTAVAWGHDNRTCALRVVGHGRSRRFENRVPGGDVNPYLAVAGMVAAGLYGIEHRLELPEPCAGNAYAADHAHVPTTLREAAELWEHSPIARAAFGDEVVDHYRNMARVELAAFDAAVTDWELRRSFERM
- a CDS encoding FadR/GntR family transcriptional regulator codes for the protein MSPDGVSGDGVSGDAAGGHGARDAAGGARDRLAAVLRPVRAGNGFEEALEQVLQVLRLGLVPAGERLPAERELAERLGVSRVTLREVLRVLHEEGLVESRRGRYGGTFVLPRAEAGGASASGTGGAAELRRRIAAVDLEDVLRFREVLEVGAAGLCAAHGLDGAGSERLRAALAGTRDTPPGGYRHRDTLLHLTLAELSGSPTLAVRYAAVRATLNDLLDCIPLLVRNLEHSQRQHTALVEAVLDRDAEAAREGMREHCAGTAALLRGFLT
- a CDS encoding gamma-glutamyl-gamma-aminobutyrate hydrolase family protein, whose translation is MIGVSTYLEAEARWGVWELEAALLPAGYPRLVQRAGGLAAMLPPDDPDRAAETVARLDGLVIAGGPDVDPARYGARRSPRTGPAAPERDAWELALIGAALRARTPLLGICRGMQLLNVALGGTLVQHLDGHAEQVGVFGTHAVEAVPGSRYAGIVPEVCEVPAYHHQAVERLGEGLVVSAYAKDAVVEAVEMPSVAGRGWVLGVQWHPEMGDDMRVMRALVEAAAS
- a CDS encoding helix-turn-helix domain-containing protein, whose protein sequence is MGDHKEQPLRVGAAVRRRRRALELTLAVVAERSGLSVPFLSQVENERARPSRHSLEKVAVALGTTAATLLAAADPAGGVDVVRADDGEPSPARVRSLVRGHHQLHALEFIGDHDAGREFQHRNDELMYVVEGGIEVEAEGRAQRLGRGDTLYLTGGIRHRWRATVPETRVVVVAVGDHLDPGA
- a CDS encoding ABC transporter permease/substrate binding protein — its product is MPRIHLGDWVDDGVSWLVDHMSWLFDAVKTIVEGMYDGVDAVLGAPSPLLMAGILAVLAWWLRGLAAGVLAFVGFALIDSLDLWDRSMSTLSLVLVATVIALLIGVPVGIWAARSKRVSSVVRPVLDLLQTMPSMVLLIPAILFFGLGVPAGVVATLIFAVAPGVRMTELGIRQVDAELVEAAEAFGTTPRNTLLRVQLPLALPTIMAGVNQVIMLGLSMVVIAGMVGTGGLGGAVNESIGQLDIGLGFESGLGIVILAIYLDRVTGALGTRLSPLGRRAAARTRAVGGAKVWEYRPRPAVAVIGVVVLALAAGGMGIFGQSSSSSTVQASDGNVGRGKKISIGYIPWDEGIATTFLWKEILQERGFEVTTTQYTAGPLYTGLATGQLDFETDSWLPTTHAEYWRKYGKQLDDLGSWYGPTSLELTVPAYVKGVDSLADLKDHADEFDGRITGIEPSAGEMGLLKSKILKAYGLDGTYKVVDGSTPAMLAELKRAYARKEPIVVPLWSPHWAYNDYDLKKLKDPKGAWGKGDGVHTLARKGFTEENPEVGNWLKNFSMTEKQLTSLEAEIQKVDKGKERDAVRAWLKKHPGQLDKWAPTGGAKTE
- a CDS encoding glycine betaine/L-proline ABC transporter ATP-binding protein, with protein sequence MSSRLQAERLYKVFGRRPDDAMERIHKGADREELREDGVTAAVIDASFVVAPGEIFVVMGLSGSGKSTLLRMLNGLLEPTSGRVLFDGRDLTALDDRELREVRARKISMVFQHFALFPHRSVRENAAYGLEVQGVPRAERERRADEALALCGLAGWESSWPDELSGGMQQRVGLARALATDADLLLMDESFSALDPLIRRDMQDQLLELQKTLKKTIVFITHDLNEAMRLGDRIAVMRDGRIVQTGTAEDILLRPADDYVASFTKDVDRSRVLTAESVMDRGVRGDEADCGCETADPTTPFTELCALSARLSHPVAVVAGGDGSDGGRRLVGVVPRQRLVGFLGGRSDADGGEPVPCDRPGDTHGKKVADHA